In Patescibacteria group bacterium, one genomic interval encodes:
- a CDS encoding type II toxin-antitoxin system RelB/DinJ family antitoxin, with the protein MSNIQVRINEKDKKEAKKIFDKLGLDMSSAIKLFLKQTTLRKGLPFLLSTENRLSLEEENLIIKASSEAKKGKNVSKELEGKRAIEYLKALRR; encoded by the coding sequence ATGTCTAATATCCAAGTTCGTATAAATGAAAAAGACAAGAAAGAAGCAAAAAAAATATTTGATAAATTGGGTCTTGATATGAGCTCTGCTATTAAGCTTTTTTTGAAGCAGACTACTCTCAGAAAAGGACTTCCTTTTTTACTTAGTACGGAGAATAGGCTAAGTCTGGAAGAAGAGAACTTAATTATAAAAGCATCTTCTGAGGCAAAAAAAGGTAAAAATGTCTCTAAAGAGCTAGAAGGAAAAAGGGCCATAGAATACCTTAAGGCGCTACGAAGATAA
- a CDS encoding type II toxin-antitoxin system RelE/ParE family toxin, translating into MNNIEKLLKKISKKDREKLLEIIKRLLSGDKKLKSIKIKNSDFYRLRYGDYRIIFHKESGILVIDSIRMRGDNTYKNLNL; encoded by the coding sequence ATGAATAATATTGAGAAATTATTAAAAAAAATATCTAAAAAAGACAGGGAAAAATTATTGGAAATTATCAAGCGTCTATTGAGTGGTGATAAAAAACTAAAATCTATTAAAATAAAAAATTCTGATTTTTATAGATTGAGATATGGGGATTATAGAATCATATTTCACAAGGAAAGTGGAATATTAGTTATTGATAGCATAAGGATGAGAGGTGACAATACCTATAAAAATCTAAATCTGTGA
- a CDS encoding AbrB/MazE/SpoVT family DNA-binding domain-containing protein, translated as MTTISKATTKGQITIPKKWRDKFNTNQFVITDKGDKLEIEPLIIDSKKEKEFTVFDAIRDNKGKGMKAKDLVDVLKRIS; from the coding sequence ATGACAACAATATCAAAAGCGACCACAAAAGGACAAATTACTATCCCTAAAAAATGGAGAGATAAATTTAATACGAATCAGTTTGTTATAACTGACAAGGGAGATAAGTTAGAAATTGAACCACTCATTATTGACAGTAAAAAAGAAAAGGAATTTACTGTTTTTGATGCTATTCGTGATAACAAAGGAAAGGGAATGAAGGCTAAGGATTTGGTTGATGTTTTAAAGAGGATTTCTTAG